The Methanothermobacter sp. CaT2 DNA window CGGTGCTCAGGATGTGGTCCGCCAGTTCCTGAACTTCAGGGTCACATTCAGGGTGTATGAGTAGTTCAGCGTCGGGGTACTCCTCCCTCTTTGCAGCAACATCAGCAACAGTGAACATCTTATGGACATAGCAGTAGCCGTTCTCTGGGATGGGGATTATCCTCTTGTCGGTGTGCTGCTGAACATACCATGCAAGGTTTCTATCGGGGCCAAAGAGTATTAGGTCCTCATCCAGACTTTCAACTACTTTGACGGCATTTGCAGATGTGCAGAGAATATCCGCCTCTGCCTTTGCCTCTGCAAGGGTGTTAACGTATAAAACAACTGCAGCATCAGGGTATCTTTTTCTGGCCTTTCTGACGTCCTCTGCACTTAGCATGTGTGCCATGGGACACTCCGCACCCCTGTCAGGTATCAGGATCTTCTTATCAGGGTTGAGGATGTAGGCTGTCTCAGCCATGAAGTCCACGCCACAGAAAACAACAATGTCCCTATCATGTATTTCGCTTGCCTTCATGCAGAGTTCAAGTGAGTCACCTTTAAAGTCTGCAATTTCCTGTATCTCCCTTTGCTGATAGTTATGGGCAAGTATGATAGCATTTTTCTCCTTCTTCAACTTCAGAATATCCCTTTGCAGCTGATTTAACATAAGCGTCCCTACTGAAAAATTATATGATAGAATCAAGAATTAAGGCAATCTATCTATAGGGGTTAATGTTTTATAAATATTTCCATAAAACAGGCACCCTGAGTGAAATCATCCTTTATTCTGGAACTCTGGGATCCTTTAATCCCAGATCTGCCTTAACTCTGGGTGGATGGTCTCTGTTATCCCAAGTTCATCCATGGCATCCCTGTAGGCCATGTATATTGCTGTAAACTCTGGCCTTATCATGCCCCTGAATGCACCATATCCCATAACACGCCCGTAATTCTCTGTTATTGATATGATTATTATTTCCATGTCCCTCTTTATCTCCTCAAGGCCGTATCCTGCAGCTGAGATGTTTTCCCTCAATTTTTTGAAGTCAACTGATGCATTGCTGAGGACACCAACCCCCTCAAGGGTGATTGGACATTCATCGTGTGGAAGGGATTTGCGGAGCATACCCCCTGCAGGGGCCACACCCATAATTTTACTGGCCCCTATTGACATCGCAAGGAGGATATGCTCATAGATAAGAAGTGCTGTTTCCTTTTGGGCTTCGGGGTCAGATGGGACATCAATGGATTTGAGTTCCGGGAGGGATAGTGGTGGCCTCACCTCCGGGATGGCTTGTGACTGCAGGGACCCTTTAAATTTGTCTTCCACCATGGGTTTTTCTATTTTCTCTTCCAGGGGCTCTGGTTTTTCAATTTCAGGTTTTTTGAGTATTTCTACCTGTTCATGCACCACGCCAGTACTGATATCATGCACAGGGTCCTGTTTCTGCCCAGTGGCTTCAGGTTTCTGTTCTGCAATCGTAACATTGATTTCATCACCCTCAGGGATCCCACTGACGTCTGAACCTGCAGATTCGGAAGTGATACTTGCTTCAGAACCTTCGGATTGGGGGGTGATACCTGCTTCAGGCTCCATGGTTGATTTAATCCCTGCGGCTGATGACTCCTCCTTGACATATTCCAGTTCATGGAGTATTTCAGGGTCTGAAAGTCTCTCCATGACCCTTCTTGCAAGGAGGATCACCTTGCCAAGGTTTGACCTTTTATCAGCAAGCACAAGGAGATGGAGGTCATCGTTGAGCAGGACCATCTTCCCATCGGGAAACTCAATAACGGCAGACTGATAGTCTCCCTGCCCCGCCCTTTTGAGGAGTTTACCTGAAGCATCTGCCATTACACTGGCCATGGATCCAAGGTTTCCGCTGGAGGCTCCCCTGCTGTAGAGGATGCTGCCTGAACTGTCAGTTACGATTACCCCCTCAACCCCTTCAACTTCCAGGATTTCACCAACTATCTCTTCAAGTATTCTAAAACCCCCACTCACATGTTCTCTCTACGCACAAGTTTGCAGTGTGTTATCCAGGCAGCCTTCTTTTTGCCTGGAGGATAACACGTTATGAGCATGAGCCTGGCCTCCCCATTCTGGGCGAAGCGCACGGGATTGACCTTATAGTCCCATCTTATATCATCACCATTGGATGTCACCACATATACGTAGCGCCTTGAGGAGAGACGGTCCTCTATTATAACCCTATCCCCCCTCCTGAGGGCACCTATCCTTCTAAATGGTCCTGAATAGGTGGTTCTATGCCCCAGGATCCCACAGTCACCTGCAGACCCCGGCATGACACTTTCAGGGTAGTGGTAGACCGATTCATAGGCATTCACGGTGTCTTCCCTTATCCAGCACCTGACGCCTATCGCGGGTATTATGAGCTTCCCAATTACCGGTCCGCTTGAGCCTGCAGCTGTGCTGGGGCCTGAAGGGACAGGATCAAAAAGTTCTCTGGGTGCATTCCTGTAGTTTTCAAGGTGAACACGTGACCTTTCCAGGGTCTGGTAATCCTCAAAGGCCTTTATAATGATGCCTGAGGTAACCGATACGAAGAAAAGGCATATGATGGCTGCGTAGATGCTGTTTCTTCTCATTCAAAACCCTGCATTTGATCCTGTTTAGAATAACCTTCAAGGACCTTTTTCACATGAGACGCAATCACGTAACGGTATTTCGTTACCTTTTTTGGATCAGGGACCCAGGCTGTCACCTTTGCCTTTATCCCGGTATCTGTAAATTCAAGGACAATGAGCCCGGGCTCAGGGTCCTTCAGTATACCTGGAACTCCCATGAGAACATCCTTAACTTCAGATTCAAACTTTTCAATATCAACACCGTAGTCAAGGTTGACCCTGAGTTCAACCCTCCTACTTTCCTCTGCACTGTAGTTGACGTATGCTGTTTTGGAGAAGGTTGAGTTGGGCACCGTTACTATTTTGGCGTCAGGGGTTTTTATTGTTGTTGTCCTGAAACCCACCCTTTTAACCTTACCCTTCTGCCCGGCAACCTCAATGGTGTCACCAACCCTGAAACTCTTATCAGCCAGTATGAACATCCCGGAGATGAAGTTGGATATGATGTCCCTGGATGCAAAACCCACCGAGACACCGGCTATACCCAGACTCACGGTTATGGCGGTTACGTCTATTCCAAGTTCCCTCAGAACTATGCTAAGGGCTATGATGTATATGCTGTATTTTATTATGTCATTGAGGACCTGTATGAGTGTAAGGTCAAGGTCCCATTTTCTGGTGGACCTCTTGAGGAAATATGAGGCCCACTTAACAAGTAGAACAGCGGCCATCACCGTGACGATTATGATGAGGATGGTTTCAGGACCTGGAACCGGAATCATCAGCCTTCACCTCCACGGTCATGAGGTCATCTGCAACATAGGTTTCAGGGAAAACCTCCCTTGCGGCGTTCAGAATAACCTCGGTCCGCTTGTATCTGGTGCTAAGATGTGTGAGTATCAGTCTCCTGACGCAGGCAGATGCAGCAACCTCCGCGGCTTCCCTTGCAGTGGAATGCCCACTTTCAGCCGCCTTATCCTCACTTCCAGCCTCAAAGGTTGACTCGTGTATCAGAAGGTCCGCTTCACGGGCAAGATCTATAACGGACTCACAGGGGCGGGTGTCCCCTGAGTAGCATATCTTCACACCCCGCCGTGGGCTTCCAAGGACCTCCTCTGGTTTTATGATCCTGTCACCAGCCCTCACAGGCATGCCCCTGTGCAGCTTTCCAAAGGCAGGACCCGGTTTGAGTCCAAGTTCAATTGCCTTCTCCCTGAGGAACCTCGGCCTCTTCTTCTCCTCAAAACAGTAGGCGAGGTTGAATACCGAATGGGAGGCGGGTGCCGAGGTAATACGGTAGTCCTCCTCCTCAAGGACGGTGCCGCCCCTAACCTCATGCACATGGATATCAAAATCGAGCGTGAAGTAGCCCAGCTTCATGATGGATTCGTGGAGTTCATGGATTCCTGGGGGCCCATATATCTCAAGGGGCTCCTGGCGCCCCCTGAAGCCCATTGACTGTATCATTCCAGGTATCCCCAGGATATGATCCCCGTGTAGATGTGTTATGAACATCCTTGTAACCTTCATGGGGCTGATGCCTGCAAGGGCCATCTGTCTCTGAGTTCCCTCACCACAGTCAAACAGGAATACCTCACCGGGGATTCTAAGTGCTATTGATGTGTGGTTCCTGTTCTTTGAGGGGACAGCTGATGATGTACCCAGAAATGTAACTTCCATCATATCACTCTTTCAAAGGTTCTTGGAGGATATCTGCTGGAGATCTGCTTCATGGACATAAAATTTATAATTCTTCCCTTTATATTAATTTAGGGGATCTTCATGATTGACATTCTCAGGGAAATGATCAGGGCAGACGTGGGGTTTGAGGATATAACAACTGAGGCACTTGTTGAAAGGGGCACAGTGGCAGTGGCGGATGTCATAGCAGGAGAGGATGGCATAATTGCAGGTATGGATGTGGCAGGGATCATAGCCGCGGAATTCGGAATCGAAATGGAAAGGCTGAAAATGGATGGTGATCCGGTTAAAGCCGGTGAAAGGGTTATAAGCCTCGAGGGGGAAGCTTCAGATATCCTGAAGATCGAGAGGACAATGCTGAACCTCATGATGAGAATGAGCGGCATAGCCACCCTCACACGAAGCATTCTGGAGCGGGTGAGGGCAGTGAACCCTGATGTGAGGATAGCAGCCACCAGAAAGACAACTCCTGGACTGCAGTGGTTTGAAAAGCAGGCAGTTAAAATTGGTGGTGGGGACACCCATCGCTTCAGGCTTGATGACTGTGCAATGATCAAGGACAACCACATAGCAATCGCTGGAAGTGTGGAGGACGCGGTGAGGCGGGTTAAGGAACATGTAAGCTTCACAAAGAAGGTTGAGGTTGAGGTTGAAAGGCCAGGTGACGCGCTACTGGCGGCAGAGGCAGGGGCCGACATCATCCTGCTTGATAATATGAACCCCGGGGACGTCAGGAAGGCACTGGAAGAACTCGAAAGTGCCGGGCTGCGGGACAGGGTAATTGTTGAGGCATCAGGGGGTATAAAACCTGAAAATATAGATAAATATGCTTCCACTGGAGTTGATGTAATATCAATGGGGTTTATAACCACATCCGCCCATCCAGTTGACCTCAGCCTTGAGATAAGGGAACTGAAATGACCTTTAATTCTGGTAATCAGAACACTTAATTTAATTAAAGAGGGCCTATATTTTCTGTTGTTATATTCGGTGTTTCTTTGATTATATGGAATACATTTATATACCTTGAGCCTGATATAGTCACATGGAGGTAGAAACCTATGGAGAATGAAGAGATTCAGAATAACAATGCTGATATGGAAGCTGAAGAGGAAACCGAGGAATTACCCTTTGCCAAGGCAGAGGTTGTCAGGCTCATGAAGCAGCACCTTGACAGTGACAAGATGATACGTGAAAGGGTCAAGGTTGAGATGAATAAGTTCCTCGGAGAAATCCTCGAGAAGGTATGCCAGCAGCTTAACCAGTACCCCTATGCCACAGTGGAATACGAGATGCTCAAGGAGTGCATATATCCATACAAGAACATTGAGAGAATAAACCAGGAAAAGGAACGCCTCCTGGCA harbors:
- the nadA gene encoding quinolinate synthase; the encoded protein is MLNQLQRDILKLKKEKNAIILAHNYQQREIQEIADFKGDSLELCMKASEIHDRDIVVFCGVDFMAETAYILNPDKKILIPDRGAECPMAHMLSAEDVRKARKRYPDAAVVLYVNTLAEAKAEADILCTSANAVKVVESLDEDLILFGPDRNLAWYVQQHTDKRIIPIPENGYCYVHKMFTVADVAAKREEYPDAELLIHPECDPEVQELADHILSTGGMLRRVLESDRKRFIIGTEVDMTARLDLESDKETIPLLAEAICENMKLHTLEKVKNSLVNEEFTVTVPDDVAERARRAVERMIEVSRQ
- a CDS encoding roadblock/LC7 domain-containing protein, with the translated sequence MSGGFRILEEIVGEILEVEGVEGVIVTDSSGSILYSRGASSGNLGSMASVMADASGKLLKRAGQGDYQSAVIEFPDGKMVLLNDDLHLLVLADKRSNLGKVILLARRVMERLSDPEILHELEYVKEESSAAGIKSTMEPEAGITPQSEGSEASITSESAGSDVSGIPEGDEINVTIAEQKPEATGQKQDPVHDISTGVVHEQVEILKKPEIEKPEPLEEKIEKPMVEDKFKGSLQSQAIPEVRPPLSLPELKSIDVPSDPEAQKETALLIYEHILLAMSIGASKIMGVAPAGGMLRKSLPHDECPITLEGVGVLSNASVDFKKLRENISAAGYGLEEIKRDMEIIIISITENYGRVMGYGAFRGMIRPEFTAIYMAYRDAMDELGITETIHPELRQIWD
- a CDS encoding class E sortase is translated as MRRNSIYAAIICLFFVSVTSGIIIKAFEDYQTLERSRVHLENYRNAPRELFDPVPSGPSTAAGSSGPVIGKLIIPAIGVRCWIREDTVNAYESVYHYPESVMPGSAGDCGILGHRTTYSGPFRRIGALRRGDRVIIEDRLSSRRYVYVVTSNGDDIRWDYKVNPVRFAQNGEARLMLITCYPPGKKKAAWITHCKLVRRENM
- a CDS encoding mechanosensitive ion channel family protein, whose protein sequence is MIPVPGPETILIIIVTVMAAVLLVKWASYFLKRSTRKWDLDLTLIQVLNDIIKYSIYIIALSIVLRELGIDVTAITVSLGIAGVSVGFASRDIISNFISGMFILADKSFRVGDTIEVAGQKGKVKRVGFRTTTIKTPDAKIVTVPNSTFSKTAYVNYSAEESRRVELRVNLDYGVDIEKFESEVKDVLMGVPGILKDPEPGLIVLEFTDTGIKAKVTAWVPDPKKVTKYRYVIASHVKKVLEGYSKQDQMQGFE
- the rnz gene encoding ribonuclease Z, which translates into the protein MEVTFLGTSSAVPSKNRNHTSIALRIPGEVFLFDCGEGTQRQMALAGISPMKVTRMFITHLHGDHILGIPGMIQSMGFRGRQEPLEIYGPPGIHELHESIMKLGYFTLDFDIHVHEVRGGTVLEEEDYRITSAPASHSVFNLAYCFEEKKRPRFLREKAIELGLKPGPAFGKLHRGMPVRAGDRIIKPEEVLGSPRRGVKICYSGDTRPCESVIDLAREADLLIHESTFEAGSEDKAAESGHSTAREAAEVAASACVRRLILTHLSTRYKRTEVILNAAREVFPETYVADDLMTVEVKADDSGSRS
- the nadC gene encoding carboxylating nicotinate-nucleotide diphosphorylase, with the protein product MIDILREMIRADVGFEDITTEALVERGTVAVADVIAGEDGIIAGMDVAGIIAAEFGIEMERLKMDGDPVKAGERVISLEGEASDILKIERTMLNLMMRMSGIATLTRSILERVRAVNPDVRIAATRKTTPGLQWFEKQAVKIGGGDTHRFRLDDCAMIKDNHIAIAGSVEDAVRRVKEHVSFTKKVEVEVERPGDALLAAEAGADIILLDNMNPGDVRKALEELESAGLRDRVIVEASGGIKPENIDKYASTGVDVISMGFITTSAHPVDLSLEIRELK